One part of the Nymphaea colorata isolate Beijing-Zhang1983 chromosome 8, ASM883128v2, whole genome shotgun sequence genome encodes these proteins:
- the LOC116259343 gene encoding patatin-like protein 2 isoform X2, which produces MGKVVTVLSIDGGGVRGIIPATILAFLESKLQELDGPDARIADYFDVIAGTSTGGLVAAMLAAPNEQNRPLFAAKDITEFYCKNCPKIFPQNSFNMCSGILGPTGRYLKVLTGPKYDGKYLHSLVQGILKDTKLHETLTNVVIPTFDIKLLQPVIFSSFMAKTDSGMDALLSDVCIGTSAAPTYLPAHCFETRDSQGEPHQFNLIDGGVAANNPTLTAMTLVTKEIFMENPDFFPIKPVDYGKFLVLSLGTGSAKLEKKYTAAEAANWGVISWLYHEGGSPLISAFTQSSADMVDIHASVLFQALHCEKNYLRIQDDTLTKDAASVDISTPENLQDLVQIGKALLKKNVSRVNLQTGEYEEVPGEGTNEEELITFAEKISRERKAREPKMVILA; this is translated from the exons ATGGGGAAGGTGGTAACGGTGCTGAGCATTGACGGCGGAGGGGTTAGGGGCATCATCCCGGCCACCATACTCGCCTTCCTGGAGTCCAAACTTCAGGAACTGGACGGTCCTGATGCGAGGATTGCCGATTACTTCGACGTGATCGCGGGAACGAGCACCGGTGGACTGGTGGCTGCCATGCTTGCCGCCCCCAACGAGCAGAACCGCCCGCTTTTCGCGGCCAAGGATATCACCGAATTCTACTGCAAGAACTGCCCCAagatttttcctcaaaacag TTTTAATATGTGCAGCGGAATTCTGGGACCGACTGGTAGATACCTGAAGGTGCTCACCGGCCCCAAATATGACGGCAAGTATCTTCATTCCCTTGTCCAAGGAATTCTCAAGGACACCAAGCTGCACGAGACGCTGACCAACGTCGTCATCCCCACTTTTGATATCAAGCTTCTCCAACCAGTCATCTTCTCTTCGTTTATG GCAAAGACAGACAGTGGGATGGATGCTCTCCTTTCGGACGTCTGCATCGGCACGTCGGCAGCACCAACTTACTTGCCGGCCCACTGCTTCGAGACAAGAGACTCCCAAGGCGAACCTCACCAGTTCAATCTCATTGACGGCGGCGTTGCCGCAAATAATCCC ACACTAACAGCCATGACTCTGGTGACGAAGGAGATCTTCATGGAAAACCCGGACTTCTTTCCTATCAAGCCCGTGGACTATGGCAAGTTCCTTGTTCTCTCCCTTGGAACTGGATCGGCAAAACTTGAGAAGAAATACACTGCAGCTGAAGCAGCAAACTGGGGTGTCATAAGTTGGCTCTACCATGAAGGTGGCTCGCCTCTCATTAGCGCATTTACACAGTCAAGTGCAGACATGGTCGACATCCATGCCTCCGTCCTCTTCCAAGCGCTCCACTGTGAAAAGAACTACCTCCGCATACAG GATGATACATTGACAAAAGATGCGGCTTCAGTGGATATATCAACACCAGAGAACTTGCAGGATCTGGTGCAGATTGGGAAAGCTCTTCTTAAGAAGAACGTCTCCAGAGTGAATCTGCAGACAGGAGAGTATGAGGAGGTGCCTGGGGAAGGCACAAATGAAGAAGAACTCATCACCTTTGCCGAGAAGATCTCTCGTGAACGCAAGGCCAGGGAACCCAAAATGGTCATACTCGCCTGA
- the LOC116259343 gene encoding patatin-like protein 2 isoform X1 — translation MDRRGSQGNVVNPPPCMGKVVTVLSIDGGGVRGIIPATILAFLESKLQELDGPDARIADYFDVIAGTSTGGLVAAMLAAPNEQNRPLFAAKDITEFYCKNCPKIFPQNSGILGPTGRYLKVLTGPKYDGKYLHSLVQGILKDTKLHETLTNVVIPTFDIKLLQPVIFSSFMAKTDSGMDALLSDVCIGTSAAPTYLPAHCFETRDSQGEPHQFNLIDGGVAANNPTLTAMTLVTKEIFMENPDFFPIKPVDYGKFLVLSLGTGSAKLEKKYTAAEAANWGVISWLYHEGGSPLISAFTQSSADMVDIHASVLFQALHCEKNYLRIQDDTLTKDAASVDISTPENLQDLVQIGKALLKKNVSRVNLQTGEYEEVPGEGTNEEELITFAEKISRERKAREPKMVILA, via the exons atggatcGCAGAGGCAGCCAGGGGAATGTGGTGAATCCACCACCATGTATGGGGAAGGTGGTAACGGTGCTGAGCATTGACGGCGGAGGGGTTAGGGGCATCATCCCGGCCACCATACTCGCCTTCCTGGAGTCCAAACTTCAGGAACTGGACGGTCCTGATGCGAGGATTGCCGATTACTTCGACGTGATCGCGGGAACGAGCACCGGTGGACTGGTGGCTGCCATGCTTGCCGCCCCCAACGAGCAGAACCGCCCGCTTTTCGCGGCCAAGGATATCACCGAATTCTACTGCAAGAACTGCCCCAagatttttcctcaaaacag CGGAATTCTGGGACCGACTGGTAGATACCTGAAGGTGCTCACCGGCCCCAAATATGACGGCAAGTATCTTCATTCCCTTGTCCAAGGAATTCTCAAGGACACCAAGCTGCACGAGACGCTGACCAACGTCGTCATCCCCACTTTTGATATCAAGCTTCTCCAACCAGTCATCTTCTCTTCGTTTATG GCAAAGACAGACAGTGGGATGGATGCTCTCCTTTCGGACGTCTGCATCGGCACGTCGGCAGCACCAACTTACTTGCCGGCCCACTGCTTCGAGACAAGAGACTCCCAAGGCGAACCTCACCAGTTCAATCTCATTGACGGCGGCGTTGCCGCAAATAATCCC ACACTAACAGCCATGACTCTGGTGACGAAGGAGATCTTCATGGAAAACCCGGACTTCTTTCCTATCAAGCCCGTGGACTATGGCAAGTTCCTTGTTCTCTCCCTTGGAACTGGATCGGCAAAACTTGAGAAGAAATACACTGCAGCTGAAGCAGCAAACTGGGGTGTCATAAGTTGGCTCTACCATGAAGGTGGCTCGCCTCTCATTAGCGCATTTACACAGTCAAGTGCAGACATGGTCGACATCCATGCCTCCGTCCTCTTCCAAGCGCTCCACTGTGAAAAGAACTACCTCCGCATACAG GATGATACATTGACAAAAGATGCGGCTTCAGTGGATATATCAACACCAGAGAACTTGCAGGATCTGGTGCAGATTGGGAAAGCTCTTCTTAAGAAGAACGTCTCCAGAGTGAATCTGCAGACAGGAGAGTATGAGGAGGTGCCTGGGGAAGGCACAAATGAAGAAGAACTCATCACCTTTGCCGAGAAGATCTCTCGTGAACGCAAGGCCAGGGAACCCAAAATGGTCATACTCGCCTGA